In Primulina eburnea isolate SZY01 chromosome 3, ASM2296580v1, whole genome shotgun sequence, one DNA window encodes the following:
- the LOC140827639 gene encoding uncharacterized protein — protein sequence MDSDSVGSSFPYEGREFSDLSLVNGDCSAFSECNSDGSGEFTATSTHSRRLFIACATDNSDELISHLVSALHSTNIDEQKQAAMEIRLLAKNKADNRIKIAEAGAIKPLILLISSNDPQLQEYGVTAILNLSLCDENKEEIASSGAIKPLVRALKFGTSTAKENAACALLRLSQIEKNKTAIGKSGAILPLVNLLETGSFRGKKDACTALFSLCSVKENKLRAVQAGIMKPLVEMMADFGSNMVDKSAYVLSLLAPVAEARAEMVEEGGIPVLVEIVEVGTQRQKEIAVSILSQLCEDCVAYRTMVAREGAIPPLIALSQNGTSRAKQKAEALIEVLRQPRSANSAAKCDL from the exons ATGGATTCTGATTCCGTTGGATCGAGCTTTCCCTATGAGGGGCGGGAATTCAGCGATCTCAGCCTTGTAAATGGTGATTGCTCTGCCTTCAGCGAATGTAACAGTGATGGATCCGGCGAGTTTACTGCAACCTCCACCCACAGTCGCCGTCTCTTCATCGCCTGCGCCACTGACAACTCCGATGAGCTCATCTCCCATCTCGTTTCAGCTCTTCATTCAACCAACATCGATGAACAGAAGCAAGCGGCTATGGAAATCCGTCTCCTCGCCAAGAATAAAGCTGATAACAGGATTAAAATCGCCGAAGCTGGAGCGATTAAACCGCTGATTTTGTTAATTTCGTCGAACGATCCTCAGTTGCAGGAATACGGGGTCACAGCGATTCTGAATTTATCGTTATGCGATGAGAATAAAGAAGAAATCGCTTCATCCGGGGCGATTAAACCGTTAGTCCGCGCGCTGAAATTCGGTACTTCAACTGCCAAAGAAAACGCCGCCTGCGCACTCCTGAGACTGTCGCAAATCGAGAAGAACAAAACCGCCATCGGGAAATCCGGTGCGATTCTACCACTGGTTAACTTGCTGGAAACCGGAAGTTTCCGAGGGAAGAAAGACGCGTGCACGGCGCTGTTCTCGCTGTGCTCGGTGAAGGAAAACAAACTGAGGGCTGTGCAGGCAGGAATAATGAAGCCTTTGGTGGAGATGATGGCAGACTTTGGTTCGAACATGGTGGATAAATCGGCATACGTGTTGAGCTTGCTGGCGCCGGTGGCGGAGGCCAGGGCTGAGATGGTGGAGGAAGGTGGGATTCCGGTGTTGGTGGAGATAGTGGAAGTGGGGACACAGCGGCAGAAGGAGATTGCGGTGTCCATACTGTCACAGTTATGCGAGGATTGCGTGGCGTATCGTACCATGGTGGCCCGCGAAGGAGCCATTCCTCCCTTGATCGCTTTGTCCCAGAACGGGACCAGCCGCGCCAAACAAAAG GCGGAGGCACTGATAGAGGTTCTAAGGCAACCAAGATCCGCAAACTCCGCTGCTAAATGCGATCTCTGA